The following proteins are co-located in the Shouchella hunanensis genome:
- a CDS encoding N-acetylglucosaminidase: MKKIGLVFLIALLTTNLFFPYLMQAAEETKQLSIEKCLQDREETFADLFKDDCLFNAIQNDELAREQYVSVILENYDVAEEEALRQLDHYINEQLSLVKEEDLEEGEVFNPEDDLDPTEGVTAPNVEIEEDVEEFPIEEELFEEEENREKVVEEEQEETVEEEAVESTEEGTEEVEAEDPSDKSMEEDENIQPFALIVDPLANATSKKAQVRSNTTVVRNLGDNETIDPTPHLNRTFFVKQEATYNGDLYLLISTQASATSGVVGWAKASELTSHTHQTVDRENKTFYLSGRGVSYTTAWGGTTQLITTLSGLRGERFDVHLTESIGNNIWYRGDVNGQRMWIHSNHLHTNPIVEDIEAVSKKAQIRSNTLIYKELGDANPISNVAHQDRSFFVKEQAIYNGETYLHLSTQASAVNGVIGWARASEVTSHEHRTVDRDSKTFTLSGRGVSYNTAWGGKQNLVKSQLSDLAGATFQVHLTESIGNNIWYRGDVNGERMWIHSNHLNPAGTELSSVSRKGMLSMNTTIFTDLRQSGTVDNRSYLNRAFFIKQQATVNGELYYLLSTQASAVNGLIGWVRESEIVSAPHVQIDRTSKVRYVSGEGAAFNTAWGGSANKLFDLSSHKNARFDVHLTEQVGNEVWYRGMLNGQQVWIKAAHVNEHTYKSYNISLEEAAQRQHGVYAVTDTYRQFVSAEYISYNSAGNYYYVNTDVLNVRSGPSTAYAVVDRLTRDTRVTVRGNPQNGWYQLHWVRASVEDIAYYMNPNNFINDERQKFQFLDLTQSSGVTAEVLNRYLQGKGTLSGQGQAFIDAGQMHGVNEIYLLSHALLETGHGTSFLASGNEYNGTIVYNMFGIGAVDACPNECGLERAYNEGWDSPYKAIVGGASFIGNNYVKSGQNTLYKMRWNIDGLIENGRPTHQYATDIGWAFKQVNNMYTLYQEIGSYNLVLEIPRFDG; the protein is encoded by the coding sequence ATGAAAAAAATTGGTTTGGTTTTTTTAATCGCACTATTAACGACGAATCTTTTCTTTCCTTATTTAATGCAAGCCGCTGAGGAAACAAAACAACTGTCAATTGAGAAATGTTTACAGGATCGTGAAGAAACGTTTGCTGACTTATTTAAGGATGATTGTTTGTTTAACGCAATTCAAAACGACGAATTAGCTAGAGAGCAATACGTATCAGTCATTTTAGAAAACTATGATGTGGCAGAAGAAGAAGCCCTAAGACAACTAGATCATTACATAAATGAACAACTTTCTTTAGTGAAAGAAGAAGATCTAGAAGAGGGTGAAGTCTTTAACCCTGAAGATGATCTTGATCCAACAGAAGGCGTTACAGCACCTAACGTTGAGATTGAGGAAGACGTTGAAGAATTTCCAATTGAAGAAGAACTGTTTGAAGAAGAAGAGAACCGTGAAAAAGTAGTAGAAGAAGAGCAAGAAGAAACAGTCGAAGAAGAGGCTGTAGAATCGACGGAAGAGGGAACAGAAGAGGTTGAAGCAGAAGATCCAAGCGACAAATCAATGGAAGAGGATGAAAACATTCAACCGTTTGCCTTAATTGTAGACCCTCTAGCTAATGCAACGAGTAAGAAAGCACAAGTCCGTAGCAACACAACGGTTGTAAGAAATCTTGGCGATAACGAGACAATTGATCCAACGCCTCATTTAAATCGAACTTTTTTTGTTAAACAAGAAGCCACGTATAATGGGGATCTTTATTTACTCATTAGTACACAAGCTTCAGCGACATCTGGTGTCGTTGGTTGGGCAAAAGCGTCTGAACTGACGTCGCATACGCACCAAACCGTTGATCGTGAAAATAAGACATTCTATCTTTCTGGTAGAGGTGTTTCATATACAACAGCTTGGGGAGGTACGACGCAGCTTATAACAACGTTAAGTGGACTAAGAGGCGAACGATTCGATGTTCATTTAACGGAGTCGATTGGAAATAATATTTGGTATCGAGGCGACGTGAATGGTCAGCGTATGTGGATTCACAGCAATCATTTGCATACCAATCCGATCGTGGAAGATATTGAAGCAGTAAGTAAAAAGGCGCAAATCCGAAGCAATACTCTTATTTATAAGGAACTAGGTGATGCGAATCCAATTAGTAATGTGGCGCATCAAGACCGCTCGTTTTTTGTAAAGGAACAAGCAATTTATAACGGTGAAACGTATCTTCATTTAAGTACCCAGGCTTCCGCTGTGAATGGTGTTATTGGTTGGGCGCGAGCGAGTGAAGTCACATCCCATGAGCATCGCACTGTAGATCGTGATTCAAAAACATTTACCCTTAGTGGTCGAGGAGTATCTTATAATACGGCTTGGGGAGGAAAACAAAATCTTGTAAAATCTCAACTTAGTGATCTAGCAGGAGCAACATTCCAAGTCCATTTAACGGAATCAATAGGGAATAACATTTGGTATCGTGGGGATGTAAATGGTGAACGTATGTGGATTCATAGTAACCATTTGAATCCAGCAGGAACTGAGCTTTCGTCGGTAAGTCGAAAAGGAATGCTCTCAATGAATACAACTATCTTTACTGATCTTAGGCAGAGTGGGACGGTTGACAACCGATCGTATCTTAACCGTGCATTCTTTATAAAACAACAAGCAACAGTAAACGGCGAATTGTATTATCTTCTAAGTACGCAGGCAAGTGCGGTTAATGGTCTTATTGGTTGGGTACGCGAATCTGAGATCGTTTCAGCACCACATGTACAAATTGACCGAACAAGTAAAGTGCGTTACGTTAGTGGGGAAGGTGCTGCATTTAACACAGCCTGGGGCGGTAGTGCAAACAAGCTGTTTGATCTCAGTAGTCATAAAAACGCACGCTTTGACGTTCACTTAACTGAACAAGTTGGAAATGAGGTCTGGTATCGCGGTATGTTGAATGGCCAGCAAGTTTGGATAAAGGCGGCCCATGTTAACGAGCACACATATAAGTCCTATAACATCTCCCTAGAAGAAGCCGCTCAGCGTCAGCATGGGGTTTACGCTGTAACGGACACGTATCGTCAATTTGTTTCGGCAGAGTATATTTCTTATAATAGTGCTGGGAATTACTACTATGTAAATACAGACGTGTTAAATGTACGTAGTGGACCAAGTACTGCTTATGCAGTCGTTGACCGTTTAACGCGAGATACAAGAGTAACGGTTCGTGGCAATCCGCAAAATGGATGGTACCAACTTCACTGGGTTCGAGCATCCGTAGAGGATATCGCGTACTACATGAATCCCAATAACTTCATAAATGACGAGAGGCAAAAATTTCAGTTTCTTGATTTAACACAATCAAGTGGTGTAACCGCAGAGGTGCTAAATCGGTATTTGCAAGGAAAGGGAACGCTAAGCGGTCAAGGTCAAGCATTTATTGATGCTGGACAAATGCACGGTGTGAATGAAATTTATTTGCTTTCTCATGCACTACTTGAAACAGGTCATGGCACATCGTTTCTCGCATCAGGAAATGAGTACAATGGTACAATTGTCTACAATATGTTTGGAATTGGTGCTGTTGATGCATGTCCAAACGAGTGTGGACTAGAGCGTGCTTACAATGAAGGTTGGGATTCTCCATATAAAGCGATTGTTGGTGGAGCAAGTTTCATTGGTAATAACTATGTAAAATCAGGACAAAATACGCTGTATAAAATGCGTTGGAACATTGATGGGCTAATTGAGAATGGTCGACCTACTCATCAATATGCGACGGATATTGGCTGGGCGTTTAAACAAGTGAATAACATGTATACTCTTTATCAAGAAATTGGATCTTATAATCTCGTATTGGAGATTCCGAGATTTGATGGATAG
- a CDS encoding carbohydrate ABC transporter permease yields the protein MKEVGQKKLPKIFLYLFLIVSSLVSLFPFYWMFVIGSNSTTSVNQFPPAMIPGTQFFENARNVFERIDFFGSMLNSFIISGTVTLSVLFFCSLAGFAFAKLNFEGKNMLFVFLLATMMIPPQLGLIPSFMIISQLGWIDTLQAVIVPAMVSAFGVFWMRQYISSAIPDELLEAARMDGCSTFRTYWNIVLPTVKPGLATLGIVTFMNTWNDFLWPLVVLKDQSVHTIQIALRTLNDVFYTDYSMILAGTFMATVPILIVFLLFSRYFIAGLTEGAVKN from the coding sequence ATGAAAGAAGTTGGTCAAAAGAAACTACCCAAGATCTTCTTGTATCTTTTCTTAATTGTGAGTTCACTCGTATCTTTATTTCCGTTCTACTGGATGTTCGTCATTGGGTCCAACTCCACGACGTCCGTCAATCAATTTCCACCTGCCATGATTCCAGGAACACAGTTTTTTGAAAACGCCAGAAACGTATTTGAGCGAATCGATTTCTTTGGCTCGATGTTAAATTCCTTTATTATCTCTGGAACCGTCACGTTGTCTGTGTTGTTTTTTTGTTCCTTGGCTGGGTTCGCATTTGCAAAATTGAATTTTGAAGGCAAAAATATGCTGTTCGTTTTTTTACTTGCCACCATGATGATTCCACCACAGCTTGGGCTTATTCCTTCTTTTATGATCATTAGTCAATTAGGCTGGATTGATACCCTTCAAGCGGTCATTGTTCCTGCTATGGTTAGTGCATTCGGTGTGTTTTGGATGCGTCAATATATCTCTTCCGCCATTCCTGATGAGCTTTTGGAAGCAGCACGGATGGATGGGTGTAGTACGTTTCGCACGTATTGGAATATTGTTCTCCCAACAGTCAAACCTGGTCTTGCTACACTCGGAATTGTCACGTTTATGAATACATGGAACGATTTTTTATGGCCCCTTGTCGTATTAAAGGACCAGAGTGTTCACACCATCCAGATTGCCTTACGGACATTAAACGATGTGTTTTATACCGATTATTCGATGATTCTGGCAGGGACGTTTATGGCCACTGTTCCTATCTTAATTGTCTTTCTCTTATTTAGCCGCTACTTCATCGCTGGCTTAACAGAAGGCGCTGTTAAAAACTAA
- a CDS encoding alpha-amylase family protein, with protein MSYLFFYDSTFPFDGVRPSSTQLAALTDVVDTSEMDEALNSGRYDTFINLHGSYFPKDTWPSLLRFLETGGGLVHIGDIPFRYPVYKDNHEWNIEVEQTAYHQQLQIHEALAVQTDQVQMLVPSSDRPLLQPFVKTISIQPTYGFVLHVTKQDDHPSENGSSGPMDAHIYPLLVGKSADNRNISAPVVLIENTKGSFAGGRWIFFNQRIDSLFWEQGIDLLNKLAWYTAEGVTEIWIKPGYASYYPQEVPTLTIQLQSLSLHHRPDQEKEWTLHLRVNKDQDCLYEDVIHVTQSLHLSLLKRTLPFQVQEGFYTVDMQATSTAGEKIELNQGFWGFSETLLASGTPLKANRDYFEKDGKPFPIVGMTYMTSDVARKFLFLPNAHVWDRDMEQMKNAGINHIRSGIWTAWRQIMFVDGHPSEEVLRAIDAFVLTAKKHELDLCFTFFAFTPETWEGSNPYLDPRSLEAQKRFIAAIASRYTEATHLHWDLINEPSMFDPKRIFSGPRSARDPYEIKAFQDWTREKYGTIRRVQEAWNYSSAELPDFHYIATPEQAEMNMDVQDMRNPSKNLIWLDYTLFTMDMHNRWVSDLSTALQAMNPNRLITVGQDEALCSQRPTPFFYASTVDYTTNHTWWQQDHLVWDGIFTKTNGKPNLIQETGIMYLEQPDGLAKRTEEELRTILERKYAYAFSTGGAGAVQWLWNTNFYMDNVNESNIGALRADGTEKPEADVSYDFGAFMEVSKSLFVNRTLEEVAVVYPYSNDFSTRKLAFAATTKAVRTLSYGLNTHVRGLSEYHLHDLLEHPPKLVVVPSAHNFSDAAFEQLITYTQQGGTLLFSGPLRLNASWKHSERLKKEIGKTTRQNVLREEVLTINGTSYAVSFGARRIAELVKEKVNGLNKNEVTSLPLGQGTFIWSPLPVELNDRSEVLETLYRYALQQADVTNELIWHKGGDNPGVYGRRLSYKEGDLFIFVSEFAEDVEIEVTNPHTGRTYAFILEQERSVLYHTDLTGTVVNSYRNVTINQRKTTVHSS; from the coding sequence ATGTCTTATTTATTTTTTTACGATTCCACATTTCCATTTGATGGGGTGCGTCCATCATCTACTCAATTAGCCGCACTTACTGATGTTGTTGATACAAGCGAGATGGACGAAGCACTAAATAGCGGTCGGTATGATACATTTATTAATTTACATGGTTCCTATTTTCCTAAAGATACATGGCCGTCTCTGCTGCGTTTTCTTGAAACAGGCGGCGGGCTTGTACATATTGGCGATATTCCATTCCGATATCCTGTCTACAAAGACAATCATGAATGGAACATTGAAGTGGAACAAACCGCTTATCATCAGCAACTTCAAATACATGAAGCGTTGGCGGTTCAGACGGATCAAGTGCAAATGCTCGTACCATCAAGCGACCGCCCGCTCTTACAGCCATTTGTTAAGACCATTAGCATTCAACCGACCTATGGGTTTGTGCTTCACGTGACGAAACAGGATGATCATCCATCAGAGAACGGATCAAGCGGACCGATGGATGCGCACATTTACCCTCTTCTTGTAGGAAAGTCAGCTGATAACCGGAACATTTCAGCCCCTGTCGTCTTAATTGAAAATACGAAAGGCTCCTTTGCAGGCGGACGGTGGATTTTCTTTAATCAACGAATCGATTCATTGTTTTGGGAACAAGGGATTGATTTACTAAACAAACTTGCTTGGTATACTGCTGAAGGGGTTACGGAGATATGGATTAAACCGGGTTATGCCAGTTATTATCCGCAAGAAGTGCCGACTCTTACGATTCAATTACAAAGTCTTTCTTTGCATCATCGTCCTGATCAAGAGAAAGAGTGGACGCTTCACTTACGTGTGAATAAGGATCAGGATTGTTTGTACGAAGACGTCATCCATGTTACACAATCCCTGCATTTGTCTTTACTTAAAAGAACACTCCCTTTTCAAGTTCAAGAAGGATTTTACACTGTCGACATGCAAGCGACATCCACCGCAGGAGAAAAGATTGAACTCAATCAAGGTTTTTGGGGGTTTTCAGAAACATTGCTTGCATCTGGTACGCCGTTAAAAGCCAATCGGGATTATTTTGAGAAAGACGGAAAACCGTTTCCAATTGTTGGGATGACCTATATGACGTCAGATGTAGCACGCAAATTTCTATTCCTACCCAATGCTCACGTCTGGGATCGGGATATGGAACAGATGAAGAACGCCGGTATTAATCATATTCGTTCAGGAATTTGGACAGCATGGCGCCAAATTATGTTTGTAGACGGACACCCGTCTGAAGAAGTGCTGCGTGCCATCGATGCCTTTGTACTAACTGCGAAAAAGCATGAGCTTGATCTGTGCTTCACCTTTTTTGCCTTCACCCCTGAGACGTGGGAAGGAAGCAATCCATACTTAGATCCACGAAGCCTTGAAGCGCAGAAACGATTTATCGCAGCGATAGCGTCGCGCTATACAGAAGCGACTCATCTACACTGGGATTTAATTAACGAGCCTTCTATGTTTGATCCAAAGCGTATCTTTTCCGGACCACGTTCGGCACGCGACCCTTATGAGATAAAGGCTTTCCAAGATTGGACCCGGGAAAAATACGGAACGATCCGTCGTGTACAGGAAGCATGGAATTATTCATCAGCAGAACTGCCTGATTTCCATTACATCGCAACACCGGAACAGGCAGAGATGAATATGGATGTTCAAGATATGCGTAACCCGAGTAAAAACCTTATTTGGCTCGACTATACGTTATTTACGATGGATATGCATAACCGATGGGTATCCGATTTATCAACCGCATTGCAAGCAATGAACCCAAATCGATTAATAACAGTTGGTCAAGATGAGGCATTATGTTCACAACGACCTACTCCATTCTTCTATGCCTCAACCGTTGACTATACAACGAATCACACTTGGTGGCAGCAAGATCATCTAGTATGGGATGGTATCTTTACGAAAACAAATGGAAAACCAAATCTTATCCAAGAAACAGGCATTATGTATCTAGAGCAACCCGACGGATTAGCGAAGCGGACTGAAGAAGAATTACGCACTATTTTAGAGCGCAAGTATGCCTATGCTTTCTCTACTGGTGGAGCAGGAGCCGTACAGTGGCTGTGGAATACCAACTTCTACATGGACAACGTGAATGAGTCCAATATCGGAGCGCTACGTGCTGACGGAACGGAAAAACCAGAAGCAGACGTATCCTATGACTTTGGCGCTTTTATGGAGGTGTCTAAATCGCTCTTTGTCAATCGAACTCTTGAAGAAGTCGCAGTGGTTTACCCGTATTCAAACGATTTTTCTACACGAAAACTCGCCTTTGCCGCAACGACTAAGGCTGTACGAACGCTATCCTATGGATTAAATACCCACGTAAGAGGCTTGAGTGAATATCATTTACATGACTTGCTGGAACATCCACCTAAACTCGTTGTCGTGCCAAGCGCCCATAATTTTAGTGATGCAGCATTTGAACAGCTCATCACCTACACGCAACAAGGAGGTACACTCCTCTTCTCTGGACCGTTACGACTGAATGCAAGCTGGAAACATTCGGAGCGACTAAAAAAGGAGATCGGGAAAACGACACGGCAAAACGTTTTACGTGAAGAAGTGCTAACGATAAATGGCACGTCTTACGCAGTTAGCTTTGGCGCAAGACGCATTGCAGAGCTTGTAAAAGAAAAGGTTAATGGTTTGAACAAAAACGAAGTGACATCGCTCCCTCTTGGACAAGGAACCTTTATTTGGAGTCCCTTACCAGTTGAGTTAAACGATCGGTCGGAAGTGCTTGAAACGCTTTATCGCTATGCGCTTCAACAAGCCGATGTGACGAATGAACTTATTTGGCATAAAGGCGGAGATAACCCAGGCGTCTACGGTCGCAGACTTTCATATAAAGAAGGAGACCTGTTCATTTTCGTCTCTGAATTTGCTGAAGATGTAGAGATTGAAGTAACGAACCCTCATACAGGTAGAACCTATGCTTTTATCCTCGAACAAGAACGGTCTGTTCTTTACCATACTGATTTAACCGGTACTGTCGTGAACAGCTATCGAAACGTTACCATTAACCAACGAAAAACAACCGTCCATTCATCGTGA
- a CDS encoding N-acetylmuramoyl-L-alanine amidase → MKKLYSATVYLLITMLILQMTTMTAQANPLQGTSGDLETVYVFGNTEDVINVYEGRDQAVALSTIEEGTEATVLAFEEDHFLLTYTNELEEEMTGYIDSNYIVFEEDVKDFLHWRSDDAFTPREYYLHKDQLLEEETSETPEEAIEEETSEAPEEAVEEETSEAPEEAVEEETSEAPEEAVEEEASDSPEEVQEEDVTHENSESTKKEEELARVAEQQEHHVFAGKQPTYVYTSPSQSASTYRSYSFGHSLKVREYNDSWFEATVRIDGVWETGYIAHTDVEFARAAQLEGVAKQNRTAVYSDVSRNSTILRSYNEGQILKYRPFTSEWFSATVILNGTATQGFIHADDLRPVDEVPEQLEGYAKDRVSIYSQTSRTSTVLRNYDEGQMLKFRPYTENWYSAVVRINGEWKNGFIHKSDIVLLTDAQEERNVFAGKQPTNVYTSPSKSATTYRSYTFNHALKVRTLTSNWYQATVMINGKWETGYIAKSDVMDERSPQQQQIAQRNTAVYGEPSRNSEVLRSYNAGQVLTYRPFNSSWHSATVILNGRAVQGFIPAGDLIPTNAQETKHGVALQNVNVYTSTSRNSSVLRSYSTGSTLKFKTLNSEWYTATVRIDGEWKNGFIHRNDVTSLDGKTIVLDAGHGGTDGGARAGGMVEKDLNLSMALRTKPLLEAAGARVIMTRSTDVFVTLADRAKVANESGGDIFISIHNNAFDGRANGTETFYHTRHQSANSQRLAHAVQNAVVGQVNTNYRRVAEGNFHVVRETRIPSILLEVGFMDHAGDAAKLRQTVYHDRAARGILLGVGEYFR, encoded by the coding sequence ATGAAAAAGCTGTATTCAGCTACTGTCTATTTACTCATTACGATGCTTATTCTACAAATGACGACAATGACAGCTCAAGCAAACCCTTTACAAGGGACCAGTGGTGATCTGGAGACAGTCTATGTATTTGGGAATACAGAGGATGTCATAAATGTCTACGAAGGCCGTGATCAAGCAGTAGCACTTTCTACAATTGAAGAGGGAACAGAGGCGACAGTTTTAGCATTTGAAGAAGATCATTTCTTGCTTACATATACAAATGAGTTAGAAGAGGAAATGACTGGTTACATCGATAGCAATTACATCGTCTTCGAGGAAGATGTAAAAGATTTTCTACATTGGCGAAGTGACGATGCTTTTACACCAAGAGAGTATTATTTACATAAAGACCAATTATTAGAGGAAGAAACCTCAGAGACACCAGAAGAAGCAATAGAGGAAGAAACTTCAGAAGCACCGGAAGAAGCAGTAGAGGAAGAAACTTCAGAAGCACCGGAAGAAGCAGTAGAGGAAGAAACCTCAGAAGCACCGGAAGAAGCAGTAGAGGAAGAAGCTTCAGACTCACCAGAAGAGGTTCAAGAAGAAGACGTTACACACGAAAACTCTGAATCTACGAAAAAGGAAGAAGAACTGGCACGTGTAGCTGAACAGCAAGAACATCATGTCTTTGCAGGTAAGCAGCCAACTTATGTATACACAAGTCCATCCCAATCAGCTTCTACTTATCGAAGTTATTCGTTTGGACATTCCTTAAAAGTAAGAGAGTACAATGATTCGTGGTTTGAAGCTACAGTGAGAATTGATGGTGTGTGGGAAACTGGGTATATTGCTCATACAGATGTTGAGTTTGCAAGGGCAGCACAGTTAGAAGGGGTTGCGAAGCAAAATAGAACGGCCGTTTACAGTGATGTTTCTCGCAATTCCACAATCTTACGTTCTTACAACGAAGGACAAATTCTAAAATACAGACCTTTTACTTCAGAATGGTTCAGTGCAACTGTCATTTTGAATGGGACGGCTACTCAAGGATTTATACATGCAGATGATTTGCGTCCTGTTGATGAAGTTCCCGAACAACTTGAGGGTTATGCAAAAGACCGAGTATCTATATATAGTCAAACGTCTCGTACTTCAACTGTTTTACGAAACTATGATGAAGGACAAATGCTGAAGTTTAGGCCGTATACCGAAAATTGGTATTCTGCTGTTGTTCGAATAAATGGTGAATGGAAAAATGGATTTATTCATAAAAGTGATATTGTTCTGTTGACAGATGCGCAAGAGGAGCGGAATGTTTTTGCTGGTAAACAACCAACAAACGTGTACACTAGCCCTTCTAAATCTGCCACTACGTATCGCAGCTATACCTTTAACCATGCTCTTAAGGTACGAACGTTAACTAGCAACTGGTACCAAGCTACAGTCATGATTAATGGCAAGTGGGAGACAGGTTATATTGCGAAGTCAGACGTTATGGACGAACGGAGTCCGCAGCAACAACAAATTGCGCAACGAAACACAGCTGTATATGGTGAGCCCTCCCGGAACTCAGAAGTTCTACGAAGTTACAATGCAGGGCAAGTACTAACATATCGTCCATTTAATAGCTCATGGCATAGCGCTACAGTTATTTTGAATGGCCGTGCTGTTCAAGGCTTTATACCAGCAGGTGATTTAATTCCGACAAATGCGCAAGAAACGAAGCACGGAGTAGCATTGCAAAACGTGAATGTGTATACAAGTACATCTAGAAATTCTTCTGTGCTACGTTCATATTCTACTGGAAGTACACTTAAATTTAAGACCCTAAACAGTGAATGGTATACAGCAACTGTGCGAATTGATGGAGAATGGAAGAATGGCTTTATCCATCGAAACGATGTGACGAGTTTAGATGGCAAAACGATTGTTCTTGATGCTGGACATGGCGGCACTGATGGTGGAGCACGTGCAGGAGGCATGGTTGAAAAAGACTTAAACTTAAGCATGGCTTTACGTACAAAACCGTTACTTGAAGCAGCTGGAGCCCGAGTTATTATGACGCGTTCAACAGATGTGTTTGTGACATTAGCGGATCGTGCGAAGGTAGCAAATGAATCAGGTGGAGACATCTTTATTAGCATTCACAATAATGCATTTGATGGTCGGGCAAATGGAACAGAAACGTTCTACCACACTCGTCATCAGAGTGCGAACAGTCAACGTCTCGCTCATGCAGTACAAAATGCAGTTGTTGGTCAAGTAAATACGAACTACCGTCGCGTTGCGGAAGGGAACTTCCACGTTGTGCGGGAAACAAGAATACCAAGTATTCTCTTAGAGGTTGGATTTATGGACCATGCTGGTGATGCTGCAAAGCTTCGTCAAACGGTTTATCACGATCGTGCCGCAAGAGGCATTTTGCTTGGGGTAGGCGAATACTTTAGGTAA
- a CDS encoding tetratricopeptide repeat protein: protein MTAYIGISKQYNKAKQLKKLKRWKEALHAYDRLLNYLDEDAATFLKHQKEKVAKGDIKGALRVALDGATANPSSTVLRSQSVLVNLLKKDFKKAKAVWQQSSEKEAYLKSTFIGMSECLLRLKKLKYAEEVVYKGLILFPDNSTLHLAAAVVAFKQGDWEQTIYHYEKVERLNKQLKPPELDRYASALTELKQYNQAEETIHEGLIHYQSDKRLLERLIFIAATKLDWEAVVIRGEQLLTEIGDKQDATKACQATMATAAMMLDQKKEAESWSHGVGERVFHKPLWLSETILMYKTNHRTSTLVIVEEKNGVYKGAVKTSISSLKKEPVDILTVKINLNEEVDELERIASHYARVIIIGFEQVNESTSYILKNLNGEALIFNPKYDETLVKMFANHSALTILFDSIIDNQDWDSLKQSMSVDGNRYPFRLKALGEKKDSISDRLFATYLRHFVTHSHALSFMEVHRLHLCALANECENRGKERWSKVLVQKA from the coding sequence GTGACAGCCTATATAGGAATTTCAAAACAGTATAACAAAGCGAAGCAACTAAAGAAGTTAAAGAGATGGAAGGAAGCTCTTCATGCATATGATCGTCTCCTCAATTATTTAGATGAAGATGCTGCTACGTTCTTGAAACACCAAAAAGAGAAAGTCGCAAAAGGGGATATAAAAGGAGCGCTCCGAGTGGCGTTAGATGGTGCTACCGCAAACCCCTCCTCAACGGTCTTGAGGAGTCAATCAGTACTTGTTAATCTGTTAAAAAAAGATTTCAAAAAAGCAAAAGCGGTATGGCAACAGTCTTCAGAAAAAGAAGCCTATCTGAAATCAACTTTTATTGGGATGAGTGAATGTTTGCTTCGTTTAAAAAAGCTAAAGTATGCAGAAGAAGTAGTTTACAAAGGATTGATCCTTTTCCCAGATAATTCTACCTTGCACCTAGCAGCAGCAGTAGTCGCCTTCAAACAAGGGGATTGGGAGCAGACAATTTATCACTATGAGAAAGTTGAGCGTTTAAATAAACAGTTAAAGCCTCCTGAATTAGACCGTTATGCAAGCGCATTGACAGAATTAAAACAGTATAATCAAGCGGAAGAAACCATACATGAAGGGCTCATACATTATCAAAGCGATAAAAGGTTACTCGAACGTCTTATTTTTATTGCTGCAACAAAGCTAGACTGGGAAGCTGTAGTGATAAGAGGCGAGCAACTCTTGACGGAAATTGGTGACAAACAGGATGCTACAAAAGCGTGTCAAGCAACGATGGCAACAGCTGCCATGATGCTTGATCAAAAGAAAGAGGCGGAGAGCTGGTCACATGGAGTAGGAGAACGTGTTTTTCATAAGCCACTGTGGTTATCTGAAACTATACTCATGTACAAAACAAATCATAGGACATCAACGCTTGTAATCGTTGAGGAGAAGAACGGGGTTTATAAAGGTGCTGTTAAAACGTCAATTAGCTCATTAAAGAAGGAACCAGTCGATATTCTGACCGTGAAAATAAACCTAAACGAAGAGGTGGATGAATTAGAGCGGATTGCTTCTCACTATGCTCGTGTTATTATAATCGGTTTTGAACAAGTGAATGAATCTACTTCCTACATTTTGAAGAACCTTAATGGAGAGGCGCTTATTTTTAATCCGAAGTATGACGAAACACTAGTGAAGATGTTCGCAAACCATTCCGCTTTAACTATCTTGTTTGATTCAATAATAGATAACCAAGATTGGGATTCATTGAAACAATCCATGTCTGTAGACGGTAATCGTTATCCATTTCGTTTAAAAGCTCTAGGTGAAAAGAAAGATTCCATTAGCGATCGATTATTTGCGACATATTTACGTCACTTTGTTACGCATTCACATGCTTTAAGTTTTATGGAAGTGCACCGTTTGCACCTGTGTGCGTTAGCTAACGAATGTGAAAACAGAGGGAAAGAAAGATGGTCGAAAGTACTGGTACAAAAAGCTTAA